GTACTTTTTTAAGCCTGGACCATGATCTGGTGTACGCTCAGGTCACAGATTGGGTCAGGTGTTCACTGTTGGGGCTTGTTTTGCTCACATCTTATTTACATCCTTTCCTGCAGGATGCTGCACTGTCTCCATGTGCCATACAGAAATGAGATGTTTGCATGTGATTTTCATACACACAGCAATTACCCAGTTTTAAAAATTAGgctaaaaataatgacattctcaattgaaattatttatttagtagtTTAGTTTCCATAACTACAAATTCACATACAACTCTACACCAAACTTATTCAACATATTGACCACccacatatttttttcctgtgccCGTGCCCCTTGTAGGCTGTTTGGGCCACAAGGTTTATTAATCAATGtcagtttctttttcctttattgtCCCTGTGTAATATCTCATCTGGCTTTCCTGTCAAACaacacctctctcctctttccttttcccagaaaggagagaaaaatcatTTGTGATGGATCCTGTCCTTGATTCTccatatatattatgttatgaCCAAATCTAGAAAGCTGTAGTTTGTTCATTGAAATATAGGTAATACAAGCAAAATATTCAATGTATCGAATTAAATGATCCTCAGGGTCAGTTATTGTTCTTCTGGTACAATAATAATATCTGGTCACAATGCAggcagcacagagagacagtgatagGGATGCTGTAAGGACAGGCCAGACAGGGACAGTCTCTGAAGATGTGGAAGATCAGGTGAGACATTGGAGTACAAGACTCAACAGCTTGATGACATTTGTTTTAACCTAGGCCTACATGACAGCAGTAAATAAAACtagtaagaaaaacataatattcaaattaaaatgatcttCAGGGTCAGTTATTGTTCTTCTGGTACAATCATAATATCTAGTCACaagagacagtgagagggaTGCTGTAAGGCCAGACAGGGACAGTCTCTGAAGATGTGGATGATGGGAACTATAATGTAATTTAGTAGAGCACATAGAtagtaaaaagtttttttttaaaaatgcagttaTTTCAACACTACATGGTATGTATTTTTCAGGAGACTAACAGGGATGTAGGGACAGAACCAGACAGGGAGAGCAGTGATCAGCGCATGGAGGAGCTTGGTAGCTGCCCACACCAGCCCAATACCTGCTTCATTGAGACTCAGTCCCTGACAAAAAAGACTCTCAAATGTCAGGACAGTTGGTTTAGGCAGTACAAATGGCTTCATTACAGCCCCTTGTTGAAGGGCGTGCTATGTTTTTACTGTGCCAAATATTTTGGAGATCAGAAATCCTCTCTAGCCTGTAAGGCTGATGGAGCTTTTATTAAAACAGGATTTAGCAACTGGAAAAAAGCACTCCAAAGGTTCTCTCAACATGAAGACAGTGATTGTCATTCAGCAGCGATGACGGCACATTTGCACCGCAAACAGCCTTTCAGTATACAGCTTTCCTCTCAgttaaaaaagcagcagcacgTAGCCAGAAATAATCTCTTAAAGATTGTGGGAGGGGTGATGTGCTTGGCAAGACAGGGCAATGCTTTAAGGGGGCATGACAACAAAGAGGGCAACTTCCACCAGCTGATTAAGTACAAGGCAGAGGGTGATGAAGAACTTACAAGCTGGCTTCAGCGGCACAATAATTTCACCAGCCCCAAAATTCAAAACAAGGTTCTGAAAATCGTCAGTAACACAATTGTACATGAACTTACAAACGAGATCCAATCATTGCCAGTAGTTCAGTATTCCCTTATCATTGATGGGACACAGGACGCAGCAGGAGTTGAGCAAGAGTCCTTTTGTCTGCGCTTCGTTGACAAAAACTTGCAACCCAGAGAGGAATTCAGCGGCCTATATCAGGTTACATCCACTACTGGAGAAAACATAGCTAATGTAGCTAAAGATGTACTAATTCGCCTAAATCTCCCAGTATCACAACTAAGGGGTCATACTTATGATGGGGCAGCCAATATGTCTGGTAGGATGCAAGGTGTGCAAGCTAATCTCAAGAAAGAACAGCCTCTTGCTGTGTATGTTCATTGTGGGCCGCATTGTGTAAGTCTGATTACCCAAGCCACCTGTGCATCTTCCCCTATTATAAGAGATGCAATGCATTTAGTGCATGAGTTGGGCGTTTTATTCAATCAGTCTGGGAAGTTCAAGGCTATCTTCACTGCTATAGCAAAGTCATCACACATCTCCGCACACATCTCTAAAGCCTCTCTGCCCCACCAGGTGGACAGTGCGAACGCTGGCTATGCGCTCTGTCCTCACCCAATACAACTCTGTGCTCACAGCCACAGAAGAAATGTCTCAATCCACCACGATGGAAATGTCTGCATAAGCAAGTGGCCTTCATGACAGCTTTTTGAGGGGTAATACCATTCTCGGCATCATTCTTGCAGAAGATGTCATGGCTGTTTTGGAGGAGCTGaacttttctctgcagcagagaagccAAACGGCATCAGGGATGCTGGCTGCTGTAGAGCATGTGACGAGAAGCATCCAGGCTAAAAGATCAGAAGAGCACTTTGGCCAGCTTTACTCCAAAGCATCTCAGGTTGTAACATCTCTAAACCTGCAGATGATGTTTGTTCCTGCCTCCTCAGCAGATGCAGAGCGAAGTTTCAGCGCCTTGAGATGTCTAAAGACATGGCTAAGAACAACAATAACGCAGACCCGGCTAAACAACATTGCCATTTGCCATGTGCATCAAGAGAAATTGGATGCATTGGCCAGGAAACATATCTGTCAGAGACTAGTTGAGTTAAACGATGAACgcttccatgttttttttcgGATCATTTATTTAGATGATACCCTTCCATCTTTGCCCCCTGCTGCCTTGTCTGTAGTTGCAGTACCTTTACACATACTCACCccatttttaaacacagagaacaaTACATGCAacgctaataataataataataataataataataataataataaataaaaatagagaatGCACTGAGTGGAGTTAAGAAACTAAGAAAAGTAAATCGTTCgtttgttgtgctttttttgtaTAACTCAGacttcttttgtttgtgttttgttgcctgACTTGAATATCTGCCATATATATAGTCAGAACTTCTGACCATTATTCACTGTTTTGTACAAATCTATGATTTCATTCACATTAAActtttcagtgtaaatgtgtagacatttattttgagacaaatcaacaaaatacaaattaacTTGGACTTAAAAGTCCATCGTGTGATATGGACTTTTGGTCGTTCCAATCACAATATTTACATCCTATTCGCTACTATCTCAGAGAAATCGcagactattcctttaaattaaGGGAATAGTCAGATGGTCaattcaaaaaaatcatagaattgtgggaaatgcactttaaaaaaaacaaaattctggGGGAGGGCTCTCATTTGGACCTTGAGCCTCTCCCTGATTTGTGCTCCACCACCTCGTGCTTCTTggtttttcctgtttctcactctctgactttgtgtgtttgcatggtgctctgtttccctccttctgcCAATACACCTGTGCACCTGTTACCGATCCAATCAGTCTTTGCCAGATTGAAAGAAAATGTCCAGTCTTCAGGGGGACTTCTGGGATCCCAGTGGAGGATTGGGTTGAAGAGATGAGGGCAACTCTGAGAACTGGGCATATGAGGTCTGTTGAGCAAGCTTATTTTATACATGATCACTTGGAGGGAGAGGCCAAGGACAAGATTAGGTACCAGCCTAGAGCAGAAAGAGAGGACCCAGAAAGAATTTTCATTGTCCTCAAAGATTTGTATGGATGTTCTAAGTCTCATGTTTCTCTCCAGCAGTGTTTCTTTTCTCGAAGGCGGCAGGAGGGAGAGTCACTTCAAGAGTTTTCACATGCTTTGTACTGTCTCATGGAAAAAATTGAACGCTGTGCCCCGAGCGGAGTGCAAGGCGTCCCTATGCTTCTTAGAGATCAGTTCGTTGAACATGTCCATGATGCTAACCTTCGCAGGGAGCTAAAAAGGGATAGTGCGGCAACATCCTGAGTATACTCTCTTGGCTATTAGAGCAGAGGCCATTCGCTGGGAGCCGGAGGGAAGACCTGATGAGCCTAGGGCTAGGAGTTATTCTGTGCCCTCTTTTAGTGCCATTCAGTGCCCTGAGGTTAGGGCAGCTACTAGTCTTAGTAACATAGAAATGGCAGAGCTAAAGCATATGTTACAGAAGCAACAGGAGCAGCTTAAACAATTGACACAGGGTTTACTGGCACTACAGGCCGCTTCTAGGCCCCACAATAAGCCCCCCACCAGACCAGCACGCCcaaacactgttaaatgtaGGCGTTGTCAAAAACCAGGTCATTATGCCAATGAATGCAATAACAAACGTGTTGATCCCCAGGTTCAGCAGCTACAGGTCTCACATCCTATAGCAGCCGCCTCTGCCGCTCAGGATGCGGGAAATTTTCCCCCCCCTGATGTGAGGAGCCAAACATCAGGAGGGGAGAACACTGGCTCGGATGTACAGGGACCAACTACTCTGACCGCTGCCCTTAACCTCGTAGCACCTTGCCCCAAGGTAACTGCTAGCCTAGGAGATGTGCCTGTTAACCTCCTTCTAGACACAGGGTCGATGGTGACAACCATCACTGAAAGCTTTTTCCGCCAACATTTCCAGAGTGCCCCTAGGTCCTGCCGCTGGCTGCAGCTGCGCGCTGCCAATGGCCTAGAAATTCCCTACGTATGATATGTAGAGTTGGACGTCACAGTCTTTGGAAAAGTTATACCACAGCGAGGTGTGTTGGTCATAAAAGACCCTCCTGGTCACAACTGTCCGGACGGTGGAGGGATCGGTGTCCAGAGTTTCTCACCCCAGCTTCACACCCCTTTAACTGTGTGTGGTGGTAATTTTGCACGTCCTTCACAATTTATGGTTTTCCCCTTACGTTTTGATTGTTttggcgtgtgtgtgcatgtgttgggcACGGAGTGAGGTGAGTGCTCTGTCCTATcggaccccccccaccccccccccccccccccccatgcctGCGGCCGTGCCCAGCCGGGGGAAACTCTTTGTCCGTGCCTGTTCTTGACCATCACTTGTATCATTTCCTGTGGCCCTCTACGGAGTGACCGTCACACTAAGAATgacaaaattaaacacaaatgtttattagGATAAAGTGATGAAGTGGCAATATCTTTTATCCAATTGTTTAAAGGTAAACTTTGCTGtgacataatgttctgcaaaattATTCCACTCTTCAACGCTTTAACTCAAGAAAGGGAGGTTGTGGACATATTTATTGAAACTGAGAGAGGCATTCAACTGCTGAGTGGTCATTCTTGTTTGCTTGTGCTTGTGTTACACATTCATGGTTAGAAACTCTGTCTCCACCTGCTTACACAAAAGATGAATTTGATTAATAACATTCTCTATTTGCAAAATAACATCTCATGTCTTGTGTCTCTCTAACATGGTGTCCTATTTGCATTCGTCATTGTATGAGGTAAATGTAAAGGTAGGTGTTTCCCTACAGCGGGCAGTGTTATCTCTCTTGCTTTAAATGAGAGTAGAATCTGGTTTCAAATGTTGTCCCTGCCCTGAAAGCTTCGGTATAAAGTCCGGTGACTAAACTTCTTGCCACTACAGTGAAGTACCAGCttatgaaatgatgaaagataTTTGAggcccaaaaaaaaacataagggGACACTACTTTGTAAATACCACATTCACAGGATCTGTACCATCAGCAGAAGttctgcagtatttttttttacctgcgtTTTTCTACTTGAAGGTGAGATTGCTGGTCTGTTTCGCATTAGAATATTTGCTTTGCCTCAATTGACTCTAATGGTGGTAAAAATTTTAGATCATTTCATCAGATATTTTCAAAGTTAAAAGTACAGAGCTGTCTGTATCATGCCTGTGAGAAATTCTTACTGTCTCTTGTCCATTGTTCTTTTTCCATATGTGCAACCCTCTCCAGACATCAGTTGAACATTTCATTAAGCTCGTCGAGTACATCAGTAAACTACACGTCCAGTGCTTTTTGCTTGAGATGGTTGATATCAGACGAGGATTCATCAGAAATCTGACAAAAAGTTAAATACGAAATAATGAAAGTGAATGGAATTTTAGCTCCAGTATTTCTCACTTACCATAGTACTGCTATAACTTCTGGTTTTAGGTGGAAGAGATTGATtatatgattttacttattacttttaaagcacatctcactttttaaatgttgaaaggACGTGTTGAACATTAGGGTTAAAATAATGTCATTTACTCCTCTTCATAAAGCCCAAGGGGTTTCATCTATTTCCTTTTGTCACCAGTTCCTCTTAATGTGTTATCGTCAAACAAATGAGGAGCTATTGTTTATATGGAAATAACCTGCTTTAGGAACATCATTTGCCTCTTGCCATCCTGATGTGTTAAGATTCTCTCTGGCTCACGGGTTACCCTGCACATATGTAGCAGTTAAATTAACACATAACATTATATCTATTTTAATTAAGATATAAGGCTCATAACTTTGGTATCATTATGAATTCACTTTGcatgataacatttttttttttgctttgctatTACACTGGTTGCCCATAGGACACCTGACAACATAATGTATTGTCAGATCAAATGTTCTGTCTACAATAACCAGATCTATTTTCTCTCCAAAGGTGAACCATGTCCTCAAGCTTCCACAGGCCCTCCCTGCACAAGGTTGCCTTCAGCTGCCTGCTGGCAGTGTGTGTCCTAGTCCTTTTCTTTGTATACTACAAGCCTGAAATCAATTTCCCCACATATCTGTGTGCAAAGGAAACACAGGCCCAGGTCTCGAACCATTCAGCAGACCAGCACATCAACTCACTTCATAATGACACCCAGAGGGTCCAGGCTGCATCAGAGGACGCTGAGCTCGACACTCTTCTGTTGATCTGGATGTGGCCATTTGGCAACAAGTTTGATCTCAACTGCAGTATATTCAATATCAGATGCCACTTGACAGTTGACAAGTCTCTCTACCATAAAGCCAACGGGGTCATCTTCCACCACAGGAGCTTAAAGGTTGAGTCTTTACCGAAAGAGCAACGTCCCTGGTTTCAGAAATGGGTGTGGTTTAATATGGAGTCACCTACATTCTCTCGTCCAAAGCCTCAAATCAATCACTTATTCAACTTGACATGCAATTATCGCCCCGATTCAAATATTCCTGTGCCTTATGGGCAATTGTTGCCACTATCATCTGGCATTGAGGGTTTTGAACTGCCACCAAAGGACAAGTTGGTCTGTTGGATTGTGAGCAACTGGAATCCGAACTTGAGAAGAGTTCAGTTCtacaatgaactgaaaaaacatGTCCAGATAAACACTTACGGGAGGGCTTTTGGCCAACGTGTGAGTGATCAAGACTATACGAAGATAATGTCTAGTTGTAAATTCTACCTCTCCTTTGAAAACTCTATTCACAAACACTATATTACAGAGAAGTTATGTCGTCCTCTGAAGCTAGGAAGTGTACCAATAGTTTTGGGACCTCCAAGACAAGATTATGAGGACCACACCCCAGCGGattctttcattcatgtcgATGACTTTTCCACTCCAAAGGAGTTGGCAGAGAGGATACTTTACCTCGAACGAAATATTACTGAATACATGAAATACTTCAATTGGAAAAACAGGTATGAAGTTCAATGGTTTAGGTTTGGCCAAGAAAATGCCTGCAGGACTTGTAGTTACTTACAAAAGAACAGAAGATACCAAGCTTTACATGATCTTAACAAATGGTACTGGGATTAATAGTACTCTAACAAAAACAGCATCTGCCAAATTACCTTTCAGTCTGGGACACTGACAAGTATGGGCTCAAAGTAAAAGACTTAAGTCGCTTCACCTGAATTGTCTGTGGTTTCTACAAACATGAGAATGATTTTCCATTATGATCACATTGATTCCACATTGATTGTGGCTTGTGGTAAAGCTGTcataaaacatactttttttcttttttttcggTGAAgcaagataaagacaaagaacgTGATATGAACATGAACACTTTATATTCCAGAAAACGGTAAAGGCTACAGCTGCTGTCCTCAAAGGCCACTTCCTTGTCTCTGCAGAACAGCTTTGTGCCCACCGTTTCAAACACCTTTGCCTCTGTAGCAGTATGGGCCTGCAATCTTGCTGCCACGTTAATTAGTGCTGCAGAATCAGCATATCTCTGCTAGGGGGCGCAGTCTATAAAGGTGGGTGGTTGTGTAGTGGGAGCCCTCTCGCTCTGAAGCTCCTGGGTGCCCTGCCCTTTCCCTAATCAGGGCACCTGTTCATCTCACCTGATCGCCTCACAGCCGGGTCGCCCGGCTCGCTGCTCCCTAGTATGTCGTAGTCTCACGCTTTGTTGCGCtcttttcacagttttgtgGTTGCCATCAAGGTCggcttttgtcttttaaatacAGTTCTTCGTTGGGAGTCTTCCCTCTCCTTCATCGGACTCGATCGGTCCTGGGTGTTTCTCTCACTTGTCTCCTCGCGTGTGCCGCAGCAGAGACCGATCAGCTGTGACCGATCAGCTGTGACCTGTCACGTCGTGGCTGAGCCACTGTGGCTTGggtgtttctcctcctcacctctgtgACGCTCATTCAACTCCGACggtatgtttgtgtgctgacGGTAGTTCAAGCCACTGTCATAGGTACGGTGTGGCCTCTAAATATCTCTTTTCATGACAGGTTAAATATGTGTGCGATCGGCGTCTGCCAGCACTAACTCTCCCCCGTGACCGCTGTCGGCTGGCTGCTGTTTTGCCTGTTGttttgtgtggctgtgagaACCCAATCATCCGACCTGCATCCAACTCTAACCCATCGACTGTGCTGTTCCGGCAGTAAATTGGTTAACGTTTTCTTACCCTGGTGCcccatgtatgtgttttcaagATTTTAAATATTGCATGTAGCCTACGGAGggtaaatcatttttgaaattacttttgctttgtgtgggttgttttgcatgttttcttttgttgatttgattatttttggtTAGTTATTAGTAGTATTTTGGTTTAATTgctttgcatgttttctcttgtttgtttgattatttttgggTTATTTATTAATAGTATTTTGGTTTAATTGTTGTAGATGATTGATATGTTTTAGATTACTATTGAGTAATTCTGTTTCTttgccagtttttcttttgtttgcatttgtgtggtTTGCTTAGTTATGTGTTTAATTGATTTAACCCAATTGTGctatttgctttttctttgtgtattttttgaatTGTCTGAGGGATGTGTGTATgaaggtgtgagtgtgtaaaacatttttattggaaaattgttaaattaagactgcaaataaaaacaaattgaatttgTATTCTGGACCCAGTCTCAAGCCCTCATCAGCAATGAACTTGTGCAGGTTAATCATTGTGTAAAGTGTTAACTTAATTCTCCAGGTGCAATTCCTGAGGTGGCGTTGTTGGCAACTGATACTTTATCTAATGTACTAACGTTCTTATCAGCTGATTGTGTAGTTGATTAGAATTGTTGTATAGTACTCAATTACCTTTTAGTATTCACCCTCCTTAGCCCCGCTTGCCACACCTCCATCAGAGCCTGGCAGAGTCGAGCAGCTTTGAGGCGAGATACTTCACTTGTGCAAAACACCACATTCTGCATCAAGTAACTGAGGACGGCATCCACAGCGTCTGAGCCTGTGAAACATTCGGCATGAACACGTAGATGCCTCCTACAGCGGCGCACCTCCACCTGGGTTTGCAGGGCCTGGATGATGTTGTGCCACAGCTGAGTGGCACCAAAGGGCCCTGAGAAACCTAATAAGAGACACAAGGTCAGAGGGAAAAGGGTCCAAACAAGTTCATGTCAGAATTAAAATGTTCTGATGGACTTCATTCAGCTCATTTGTGTACCttgaaaaaagtatttataCAGATTAGTAGTAAACATGTTCAGTCCCAAGTCAATGGTGAACATGAATCACAGAGAACGGTGCACGGTGAAAAATAAGACCTAACAACTTgtgtaaaaacagagaaaaagaattGTCCAGGGGTCTCTACTTCAGTTGTGCTTATTTTAATGCATCATACACATTGTGAAGTGCTGAGTCTTACATGCAGTTTTACATACTCTTGTTGAACAATGATGTCAGAGTTTACAATTTTCTTTGGTAAAGTCTGGGATTCTGCTCTATAGCAAAAGCAGTCAACCTCAGACCTCTTATATTCCAGGATGAAATAGTGAAAGATCTGTATTCCATGGTTTATGATATGATTATtccagtagttttttttttttaagcctggACCATGATCTGGTGTACACTCAGGTCACAGATTGGGTCAGGTGTTCACTGTTGGGGCTCGTTTTGCTCAGATCTTATTTGCATCCTTTCCTGCAGGATGCTGCATTGTCTCCGtgccatacagacatgagatgTTTGCATGTGATTTCCATACACACAGCAATGACCCAGTTTTGAATTGGGCTAAAACACTcaattgaaattatttatttagtagtTTAGTTTCCATAACTACAAATTCACATACAACTCTACACCAAACTTATTCAACATTTTGACCACccactttattttttcctgtgcCCGTGCCCCTTGTAGTGCTGTTTGGGCCACAAGGTTTAGTAATCAATGTcagtttctttgtcatttattgTCCCTGTGTAATATCTCATCTGGCTTTCCTGTCAATCAACATGTCAAGGGTTTAGACGTAAGTAGGAccccaaatgcagccaacactttgGGGAATGGTGCAGACAGGCTTAttaacaaaaatacagagatgaaaagaCGACGcgaacaaaccctgaactaaacagacgaaccaacacagacaaaggagagcacaaggactatatacacaaaggaggcaagggtgattgaacacaggtgaaacacattagggtggggcagacaatcaccacacagacacaggaccaggggggaacggtgcagacaggcttattaacaaaaatacagagatgaaaagaCGACGcgaacaaaccctgaactaaacagacaaaccaacaaagacaaaaactccaaacaaaactaacaaaaaggtgtctgccatagcaaaccatgacacaacacctctcttctctttccttttcccagagagaaaaaacatttgtgatgGATCCTGTCCTTCATTCTccatatatattatgttatgaCCAAATCTAGAACGCTGTAGTTTGTTCATTGAAATATAGGACAGACGGGCATAAGGATCCTGttatcatttgtttgtgtgtgtggtgtctaaactaaataattcaaatcaaaaccaaacaaaatgtcaataatCGTATGATAATTCTTATATGGAATGATAAATGAAACcagaaaattccagggaaattttgagtgccacgggggctactgccaggatgagtacatgatttatttccagtgttcaaaagtcaccttgatcatattctggttttgagaaatgtcttgatataaaagactctgatataaaacaatgtcacatccgtccatcatgtattatgtgggaaatatctcatattctgtgttgttttttttaataaaacaagaggcaacatgtcttcaaactggtaTTTATAGGgttaaaatcatgaaaattaataaacatttggtaggttttagcagaactgaagtggtttgagagatgtatgcaaaaaaaaagcaggaaaaatattgatatattatgattttatagcattttctttgtgtgtccttttttggacgcgaggaaccccagagggtacaaaatgtgttaccagtgtataatagacctgtaacagtaactgacattagattttaaaaatatgtaaaaaaagacactttcttgcgGAAACCGccacaacttcattcactcttttaacaaaacaaaacaaaaagcaactaaggaagcagtaaatggacttacatatttaagacctaactaaatgtaatttaagacctaacatgcagctaatgtaaagctagcggagcttggagagttggttatctggttgctaggcgcacgcacgcacgcacacaggtcaggagctgccgttgccatggcaatgtgaaaatctgcccagaatttggcttctacatggcttcaaacaattgcaaattatgagaaaaccgttacttcttttcaaaaactgaaaacactgtgacagaaactgaagccagaagtttcttacagtctctattttattcagatattccttaaaatgagtgagatagctcagtgcgaagacagagtgagattattttgagaaaaaaagacgattacattaggtgtcaatgagagttagacaggtattgctgccggactcggcacccccgtttaaattttgtgcagaccctccctgtcaaagttacattttatgaatcccaacaactatatctacattttcagaaagaattatttgtctcctttttacggtttggccgcgagctcgagttaaaaataaaaataaatgttattttttactgcttcacgcactctagccaactgacgctttcaatctaactttgaagaaaaagtgatttgcactcctcctttgagtgctcacagtttgaaaagtttacatgttatgtaaaaacagttgtggtctttttgagagagcagaagttttcctccgttttatagtttgaatcacatttctacgtgcaggtatgagagagctgggtgactcagaaaaaaggtgcaattttgtagaaaaaaggtgggtttctgaagaaaattccaatgcatttctaatgcattatttattcccagttttttgggaataactttgggaaaaattggaattttaacaccaaaagtcatagcacccctttcgggatcaagacgcacgttt
The sequence above is drawn from the Seriola aureovittata isolate HTS-2021-v1 ecotype China chromosome 22, ASM2101889v1, whole genome shotgun sequence genome and encodes:
- the LOC130163849 gene encoding 4-galactosyl-N-acetylglucosaminide 3-alpha-L-fucosyltransferase 9-like; its protein translation is MSSSFHRPSLHKVAFSCLLAVCVLVLFFVYYKPEINFPTYLCAKETQAQVSNHSADQHINSLHNDTQRVQAASEDAELDTLLLIWMWPFGNKFDLNCSIFNIRCHLTVDKSLYHKANGVIFHHRSLKVESLPKEQRPWFQKWVWFNMESPTFSRPKPQINHLFNLTCNYRPDSNIPVPYGQLLPLSSGIEGFELPPKDKLVCWIVSNWNPNLRRVQFYNELKKHVQINTYGRAFGQRVSDQDYTKIMSSCKFYLSFENSIHKHYITEKLCRPLKLGSVPIVLGPPRQDYEDHTPADSFIHVDDFSTPKELAERILYLERNITEYMKYFNWKNRYEVQWFRFGQENACRTCSYLQKNRRYQALHDLNKWYWD